The genome window TACCGTACGCAGTGACAGATTGAAAAAACTAACTGGTATTTGCAGTGTTTCTATATAAAGAAGTCCAACATTTACGAAAGCGTGGATACATAATAGCCACGTTTTGTCTAAAAAGATAGCCATAGGTAAATGACAGACAGATAACACTGGAACAACAACATCACATCATTATCGCTGCTCAGTTCTAAGTTCTGCGAATTGGTGAATTCGGTTTCTGGAAAACTGAGACATTCATTACTATAAGAGTGTAATAAAAGGGTCAAGCCTCAAGGTCCGGCAATATCAAGCTGACATTGCAGATGAAGATCCATTCGAGTGGACATCACATCTAACATTCGAGCAGTAATCCATGGTGCCATGGTGGAGTCACCTTTGGCGGAGGGCATCTCCTTGCCGTCCTTCACGTAGAACTCGCGGATGGACACCAACGACCTGCCCTTAAACTCCGATAAAGTCACCCTCCTCTTGCTCGAAAGCTGCACGCACAAACCCACATCACGCCACAAAACCCTAGCATAACATTCGGATCGATTTGAACAAGAGCGAGAGAGGAGATACGGAAGAAGAAACTCACGCGGCACAGGATAAGGTCACCTTGGTCATCGTACTCTCTCTTCCCGCCACCCTTACCTTCATCCTCCTCCTCATCGTCATCCTCTTCGTCCTCCTCTTCGTGTTCCTTGCCCTTGCTCTCCCTGCCAGTGACGCCCTCCTCCTCCGCCTTCGCCTCCTCCTTGGAGGAGAGTGAAAGTAGGTATTCCTCAACGACGCCGCGGACGAAGAGCTTGCGGTCGGGTATGGAGAGGTCGATGCCGAGGCGGTCGCTGGCAGCGGCGCGGACCTTGTACTCCGTCACGGACTCCATATCGGAGCCCCGGAGGATCTCCAGCACCGTAGCCTCCACATTCTTCTTCGTTGCCTCGTCCATGCCGACGCCACCCAACCAACACGCCAACGTTTCTGCTCCCTTCGCCGGAGTTGGGGAGGGGAGAGTCCACAGGCCACAGCGCACTTCGACTCTGTAATTCTGTATGTCTGAGCGAGAAAATTGGTAGTTGACTGAGGTAAAATgaactttttcatcgttttatTTGGCAAGAAAAGTTGGGTGGAGTCTAGGCTAACAAAGGCCAGAGAATATAAAACAAAAATGGATGGGCCGGCCCAAGATTCACAGCCGTACGACCCAACTGTAGACCGTAGCCCACCAATCCGCTTTGTCTCCCACTCTCCCTAAACTTCTCTCGTTGGCAATCGCACAAAAACTTTATTTGTCACAGCCTATTTCGTAGCTTCTTCGTATATTTAAAAACGAAAGTGGTATCAAACAGAACGTCTGTACCATAACATAATTAATTTAGCTGTTTTTCATAATAAACTAAAAGAATGCAATAGTGGAAGTCTATCAAATATAGGTCTTGTTTGGGCATGAGCATAGGTGTTTGTAAAGTAAATTAAGGATTACAAGAAAAGGCACCCTTTAGGTTTGAAAATAGGCATACTAAAACATCTATGGATCAAAGTGAAACaggtatgtttctagcacttagtcaattATTGAGGTACTAATCATGTTTGACTAAATGATAGGGACCATAAGAAGTCgagtcaaaaggagcaaaagaaagttGGCATAAAAAGGAACAAGTTGTGCTGGACTAGGCGACACTGAACGGTTCGGTGCcatccaccggacagtccggtgtccgtcCGATCGTACTGGTCGCTCTcggtttcatccgagcactctcggctataattcaccggacggtccgcgcggagcgtcggacagtccggtgtgaagaTAGACAACAGCTATCTGCCACGTCCGCCGCAGCCAATGGTCAGATGGTGCATCGGACAATTCGGTGCCCCCCACCAAACAGTCTGGTGCCCGCTTGAAACAGAAAGTGACCAATCAGGGATCTGTTAACTATTGCACTGTGcaggtccggtgcgccaccggacagaccggtgcacccacggacagggaaggctgggagcttccaattcaagctccaacggctcctaggtcccttggagctataaaaggaccccaagGCGCCATGGAGCGGTAcctaagcatactttgagcacactacaactccAAGACTCCGCAACCACGCCTCTGAAGTGTTCTAGAGAGATTTGAGCGCATTTCTTCAGTCGTTACTCTATCGTTTTGTTGTTACGCTCTCTTCTTCACATTTGTGCGTGTTGTTGTTgcgttgtgctcttgtgtgcgtaTCTACTCCCCTCCTTACTCCGAATTTTATTGTGGTCATTTGTGTAAGATGTGATAGACTCCAATTTatagagattcctcacaaagggatattgatataaggaagacaatTGTGACACTCAAGTTTGATTTTTGTATCACTTGAGAAGGGTTGAGAGCAACCCTTGACCAAgggaggtcaccacaacatggagtaggcattgaCCGAACCACAGTAAAAATCTTCTTGAGTTCTTTACTCACTTGAAATATTTCTCCTAAGTTCAGTACTCTCGTAAAGGagaaatcaagtgaagagttctccttTCTTCTCTCTTCTCATCTAACTTGTTTTAGTTCACACTAACACttgtgtcggtaccctaaatcaggggtaccctcttctacagcatgaagacgccgcACCTATGCAACATCTCCAGGCCACGCGGAGGACGATGCCtgaccccaccgcatgggcaggccaaagggcgccacgtggcaaggaaagacagCACATCCCAGTATGTatcgtggggtctggacctccacacaaggacaccggacccctatacatataagtccggagcctccgagtaaggtccgaacCTCAGCAAGGTCCCAGAACGAGGAAGACCCTGGCGTGAGTAGGGGtctggtgctgacacgtgtccaggccttgcccttcacttcccgctcaggcggagacccgttgCTTGTGAcccatgacataagccatcgGGCTGAGCCTGACGTAAAGCCGTGCAGCGCCTACATTTACtgaggagaggacgcgccgcctgccactgcgctgacgggcgacgtgccctctcagcatttaatgtgtcccgtcCCATCCACTGGtaggcggcgtcaaggtcatccagcaggcggcgcgcctaCTGGGTCTGCTGGTGAGCAGTGCGCTCGTGCCAGGCAGCGCACTGtgttatcccttctacaagaagcttcctctgcacgccgaagatacacagatctcggaCGACAGGACACAAGGAGATTGCCCTGGCAGcaaatatttatagtcccaagttttatattctctatgtccctgggcccacatgtcggggctcattacctttgtgcatgccccccttcagctataaaaggggaggcatgcgacgttacacagaGCCAAGCTCAGACTCAcaatacattacacagtggagtagggtgttacgccccggcggaccgaaccactctaaaccctcgtgtgctctcgtgtgttcatccaccaacctcgtaacaagcaagacgcttaggcccctcctcattttaggaattagggtgggtgcaatccgccacccgaccggagagatttaccctccgacatttggcgcgccaggtaggggctaggcttgaagtttttgcttgttccctcgctcagcatgatggtgcgaaTCATCGAGCACCGCGCCGAAACTTCAGAAGATTTGGCGATGGAGCAAGAAGTTGCGTCCTCCGCGTCGCGAGTACCCGACTGCCCTGAGTCTGGGGCTGCTGTTGTACACGCCGTGCAACAGCACACGCCTGCGCAAGTGTCCCGGACTCCATCGAGGGCAACACCTACGGCATTATCTGTCgccagggagttgctacgccaccccctagctccacggcttcaccaggggccatgaagcagtggcgtgacgatgtTGACCGGCTACTCGGtatggcgcattctacctcgaccagatcTAGGccccggtcatcccggcgccaacacgaAGCCACgacgtctgtgcgctcgccctccgTAAGGGGTGCGCAGACTAACGACCtttgggcagagctcaaccgcaggcgtacgGGAGAGGATGCCCGGATCTCCCTGGAAAGGGCGTGCGAGCGCCGCTAAAACAtctagggtcgcaacctcgatcaagactttgctgCGGCAACACCGTAGacgccaatgggcacccggtcccaaacgggtgtccccttggccggcgtgggctgcgccgccctcGTGGACCATCTTCGCGCGGCAtcatggccgcccaagttccggtcgcacctgccggaaaaatacgatgGGACATCAAACccatcggagttcctgcaggtgtacgtcaccgccatcacagcagcaggtggaaacaccgctgtgatggcaatgtattttcatgtcgccttgtctggatctgcccggacttggctcatgaacctcgccccaggatccatctacacctgggaagagctctgcgcgcggtttgtcgtgaacttcgccagcgcttaccaacaacacggtgtggaggcccacctccatgggaTGAGGCaagagcccggggagactctctggAAGTTCATCtcacgcttcaccaaggtgcgaggtactatacgtcGTATTTCTGAtgcctccatcatcacggccttccgacagggagAACGTGacaagaaaatgttggagaagttggccacgcatgacgtggaaactgtccccacgctctttgctctggctgacaagtgtgccagagccaccaagggtcgtgcatggcactcggcctcaCAAACCGGGGCTGCCCAGTCGGGCGGCTCGAGTGCCGCCCCCAggacgagaagaagaaaaagaagaaggatcgCGACTACCAGAAGCCGTGATCCACCGCTCTGGTCGTTGCAGCTACGACCAGGGGCCGGGGCGACCACAACAAGCGCCCACGACCGCAAAGGGGTAGCGGCGGCTCGTGCCCTatacaccccaacggtcgccacagcgccacgGAGTGCCGCGAGATCATTGATCTTGTGAAACGCGTCAGCGAACACATCAGCGAGCGACGTGAGCAatcttccaaggacggctccccacctcatcGTCGCCCTGGCAAGGAAAAGGTCGACGATGGCGAGGTAGCCGCGGCTGAACAAGACCTCGGATACCAGTCACCCAAGGGGGACCTAAAGGACGTCTTCACTAGAGACTCCCACTCCGATGGCGACTAGACGAACCACCGGCAGGACCCCATGTCCCCCGGCCTACGgagctgaagcctgccttcctcCGGAAACCATTCTGGGTCCCCCACGGGTCCAGACTTCTAATAGGTTTATCCAGGAGTGACCATGACCAAGGACGGGGGCTCCTTCGTCAAACGCAGATGGAAACCCGGGGTCGGGACCTAATCTTACGGAAGTACCAAACCAAATCAGAGCTCCACAACactccccagctgggaaggacccttcaaggtaacgggaatacTCCGACCCGAGGGCGACTGTCTAGTtacgactgaaggagtacctCCCCCGGTGTTGGAACATCTTTGTAAGTTCTATCTATAAAGCAGGTCTGAGGGGTCGAGTTGTTTTCCTTTTGTAACTAAGtagcgcatacgtgtacgccaacccggtggggtctgtccccataaacccggcctgttggtccGCACACATGCATGATAAGTTATAAAGGAGAACTACCCTCTCAGGTGCGTCTCTATGATAGTATTGTCCTACttctccatggtcttaccttgcagtctTCTGGATGTTATTTTACCTAACCCACCCAAGCAGTTCTCGTTCCATCAAacataatgacatccgaattggaCAGCCAGGCTTGCAGGTTAGGACCTCTTcgcgaaagcaggagggcccgacagcctgggggcggTTCTAAAGAATGGGAACCCGTTCCattgggtggtccggagcctgtgtggccgcttagcctggtcccataccagaaagcctgcacactccaccgctCAGTGATGGGTACCCTAGTACTTAGAATTATAAGTCCTGTGGatccgacaacctggggtccagaactagagaagagacacttgtctcctggagtggcccggagccgtgtagccgctcagcctggtcccgtaccgtggtccTGCATGCTCTGCCACTCTGTGgcgggtgtcctagtacctagaaccaccatccagggagtccggacgcacaacttggctcccccagactagaccctgcaaGTCCCGAGcacgtatcaaaggatggctagtgttagATGACGAGTCCTACGAGTGTATTACTAACGCTCCTTGGCTAAAAGTTGTGTACAGATCCAGGGCTCAGAGAGGCTCCCTCCCGAGAATTGTTGACAACTCTTTTAGAACACactggtatccaacctcgacaCATCAAGCCTACATCCCAGGCGGGGGGCTAGGTACCAGGAGGACTCAACACCGCAACATCTCGCACAGCAGGAAAAGGCGatacacagataagtgttgaatACTGCTTAGTAGATAATATTTACTACTTTGCAAAAACAGGGGAAGGCCTGGGGGCCGATTCTAAAGAACGGatgcccgttccatagggtggtccggagcctgtgtggccggttagcctggttccgtacccaaaatcctacacactccaccactccgtgacgggtgtcctagtatttaaaactatagtCCTCTGCGTCCAACAACCTGAAGGTCCGGCTCTGAAGAAcgggcacttgtctcctggggggtcCGGAAACCGTGTAGCCGCTCAACCTGGTCCCAtaccgtgagcctgcatactccacTGCCCTGTggcaggtgtcttagtactttaagccaccatccagggggtACGAACACataacttggcttcccaggctaaaatcctgcgtacatatgttattacattctgctctcgagcaaatgtcattacattcccttacacacgggaccctagctccatttctgcaggaatgGACTACGCTGCACCAGCAGGAGTCGCGCTGGAAACTGGCTCcggacagctccaccaacggcgGTGACCACCTCTGCATCGATGGATCGCCGGCgacagcgaccacctctgcaccagcagcgacaacgacctccgctccaagCGGCTCGCCAGCAGCGGCAATCATCTCAGCATGTGCGCCACTGCGAAagggtcctcgcccccgtcttccTATGGGGGGAGACAACgatgccattaaagccaaagagtcggggACTCAGCAGCAGGTGGCTCTGATGGTcctgacagcggaggcaaccacctctgtaaggggcagcctcaccagcggctgCGACCACCTCagtaccgacgacagcggccacctccgcACCGGTGGACGGCGGTTGCCTCAGCGCGCGTGAAGAGGTCTTCGCTCCCGTCATCCCAcgaagtgaggacaagaccatccaagaacgccgcTGCCACCCCCGCGGCGTATGGTGTCTTGTATGGCCCCCCAGTACGGCCAGTGGCGcgggagaagccgtggatgtgACGGACCCGCGCACGGCGCGACCATCACCCGTGCGGTGGATGGACAGCCACGCCCCGtccaagcggcaggaggcagcgccggaggcggcaccaaagccaCCCAGGCCGAGGAGCCAGACATGCGGCAGCTGACGGTGCCTCAGACGACCGACCCCGCGTAGCCGAAGTTTGCCTCCTTCGTAGGGctggcgaacgcccttctcccccgaatgctggagaaAGAAGCGGGCCGCCAGCCCGCGCGAAAGGTGGAGCCCCGactcggctcgccctcctccccagcgcggatgatgaacatccttgaggatgagggcatgagGGAGGCcatagcccggcttgcttctccccaccacaaggctggtagtcatccttctggatgaccactggcgggggactgcagccgggttgcatgatgaaaatccttgaagccgagcaatggtCGAAGAGCACCAACCTCTTCGAGGTTGCGCTCCTctaaacagcagcaagaagaaggcaagaCCGCAGACACCACCATGAGCGCGAGCTCTCCagtggtgaggtcgccggaggggGTGGCCCTGACGCGGACCTCTCTAGAaaacaccggcgcaccccatctggaggcctggaaggcggaagggcgcgatgaAGGCGAGAGGAGCAAAGCATGGATACTGCCCgggagatcgatccctttttataggcagatctccccactcgcgccctgaagcgtcacgggcaaaatcTCCCCCGACGTACTCCAAGGTTCCTACCTTATggcacgggggccaggccccacgtGTCAGACTGACTGGTCCGAAGCGCGAGGAAGGCGAACCACCGCACAAGGGGCGTGCAACTGCCCCACAGTTATGCGCCCCTTCATTCTcggggcaaccagcggtcaggaaggtGAACCGCCGCATAAAGGAGCATGCAACATCCTCGCGGTTAAACACTCTCTCATCTTCACCGAAACTAGCGGTCGAAAAGTCGAACCGCCACGCGGAAGGCGTACAACCGCCCGCGGTTATGCGCCtcctcagcttcgctgcaaccggcggtccaacatgggggcccaggcccacatgtcatgcaactgGCACGCCGGTCACTGGGTGCGGAAAAGTCGCACCGCCACTCGTGCCAATGCCACGACTCCTCGGGCCCATCGTGGaaaactgaaaagataagttttcagaaccagtgcgacgacccgaggcaccccgcgcatggtcCAGCAGTGCGCGCTAAGTGCGAGAGTCACGGGCCGGTCGATCAACCGTGAAAACAGGCATGGTCGTCGACGTGGCCATAGGCGGGCCGACAGCAACTGCATCAACAGGCGCGCAGGAGCAGCAGGCCAACCGCCAATAAGACTCTGGCCCCACCAACAGgatcgtatcctcccctgaggcgggcccagaggccactgtcggtaccctaaatcaggggttccctcttctacagcatgaagacgtcGCACCTATGCAACGTCTCCAGGCCACGCGGAGGACGGTGCCTGACCCCACCGCATGagcaggccaaagggcgccacgtggcaaggaaagacagCACATCCTAGTATCTATCGTggggtccggacctccacagaaggacaccggacccctatacatataagtccagagcctccgagtaaggtccgaacctgaaagggaaatagggtcaaaccttttcctaaattattttggtggttgaactgcCCAACGCAAatcattggactaactagtttgctctagattatatgttctacaggtgccaaaagttcatctacaactattctaaatcgactgtccgaaatactgtagattattccggataggagaagatttttggaaaaacaaactaagcgcggaccgtccgggcccttgcgacggaccgtccgcgacacctaaatgaccctcggacagaaccaatgcaaaaacacatgtctctactgcggtccgtccgatggaaaagcaagcaccatCCGAGGCTATgggcggaccgttcggcctcaggcgcggaccgtccggtaggtgaggaaccgaaaaacccgaaggtaacgggtttggtaaaatgaattatagcgtcctcgcggaccgtccggggtgcacgaccggaccgtccgcgaccgcctttatctgacatctgacgacgcattaaatgcaatatagccgttactgctgaccgttgcgttttcaccgTTGatttgcaggggcggaccgtccggaccagggacgcggaccgtccgcggtcgacagaaaggagcaacggctaggaagtggttggtggctataaatacaaccccaaccacctccattcactgaaCCCAAGCATTTCAATcctctacattcaatacaagagctagcaatccattccaagacacaatcaaagcttcaatctctccaagttccacaatttagacaagtgatcattaatgattagtgacttgagagagagagtgatctgtgtgatatttgtcgctcttgttgcttggctttcgcaatcgtgctttcttccttcccattcttattctcaagtgacttgtaatcaaagcaagagacaccaagttgtggtggtccttgtgaggggtctaagtgacccatttgattaaggagaaagctcactcggtctaggtgaccgtttgagagagggaaagggttgaaagagacccggtctttgtgaccacctcaacggggagtaggtttgcaagaaccgaacctcagtaaaacaaatcaccgtgtcatccgccttatttgcttgtgatttgttttcgccctctctttcggactcgattatatttctaacgctaaccccgacttgtagttgtgcttaaactttataaatttcagatttgcctattcaccccctccccctctaggcgactttcaattggttagaactggtacttcattagagcctaaccgcttgaagtgatgtcgggagcatccgccatgagggagatcaggACCAGCGACaaatccgcaagctcggggagaacacacttaagggagtccgcccacaagcacaaggaggaatcctcttcctccatcaagtcctgtcggggaccataattaggggtaccctcaaggctcctaattctcagctggtaacccccatcagcacaaagctgcaaaggcctgatgggtgcgactaagtcagggatcggtccattcgagggactcgatcacgcctcgcccgagcccagcctcgggcaagggcagccgactccggaggatctccgtctcgcccgaggccccctccagcgacgaacatacttccggctcgcccgaggcccagtcttcgccaagaagcaaccctggccaaatcgccacgccaaccgaccaaatcgcaggggcatttaatgcaaaggtggcctgacacctttatcctgacgcgcgtcctccagtcgacagagccgaagtgaccgcagtcacttcgccgctccactgaccggcctgacagaaggaaagcgccgcctgcgccgctccgactgctgtgccactcgacagagtgaggctgacaggcagtcaggcccggccttaggcaccataggaaacttcgctccgcccgacccagggctcagactcgagctcagccccgaaagacggcgaactccgctccgcccgaccccagggctcggactcgggctcagccccgaaagacgacaaactccgcttcgcccgaccccagggctcggactcagccctggcctcagccgacggtctccgcctcgcccgacccaggggctcggactcgacctcggccacggaagacagactcgacctcgacctcggaggagcctccacatcgcccaacctagggcgcggaccgaccacgtcaacaggaggcgccatcattaccctaccccaagctgactcaggctacggggaacaagaccggcgtcccatctggctcgctccgccagacaagtaatgatggcacctcgcACGCTctctgacgacgacggctctcagcccccttacggaagcaagaggacgtcagcaaggactcaacagccccgatagttgtccttccgccaggctccagcgctcctccgacggccacgacaccacacgaactgggtgccaaaacctctccggctgccacgatggcatgtacttagggcgctagctctcctccgctagacacgtagcactctgctacacccccattgtacacctggatcctctccttacgcctataaaaggaaggaccagggccctcttacagagggttggccgcgcggggaagaggacgggactggcgctcgcgtgaggccgctcgctccctcccgcgtggaacgcttgtaaccccctactgcaagcgcacccgacctgggcgggggacgaacacgaaggccgcgggatttccacctctctcacgcccgtctccggctgccttcttccccccttcgcgctcggcctcgcgccgacccatctgggctggggcacgctgtgacatttcactcgtcggcccagggaccccccggtctcgaaacgccgacagttggcacgccaggtaggggcctgctgcgtgttgatgaacagcttcccgtcaagctccagatgggcagtctccagcaacctttccagcccgggacggtgctctgtttcgggagtcttgagttcatgtccctcgacgacagctacgacatgatactccttcccccgccgtgcgacaacaacaatggtggccgacagcccgcccgtcggcggcggaatcgacggcgtcttccc of Zea mays cultivar B73 chromosome 8, Zm-B73-REFERENCE-NAM-5.0, whole genome shotgun sequence contains these proteins:
- the LOC100384655 gene encoding RNA polymerase II transcriptional coactivator KELP isoform X1, which codes for MDEATKKNVEATVLEILRGSDMESVTEYKVRAAASDRLGIDLSIPDRKLFVRGVVEEYLLSLSSKEEAKAEEEGVTGRESKGKEHEEEDEEDDDEEEDEGKGGGKREYDDQGDLILCRLSSKRRVTLSEFKGRSLVSIREFYVKDGKEMPSAKALRSVYPC
- the LOC100384655 gene encoding RNA polymerase II transcriptional coactivator KELP codes for the protein MDEATKKNVEATVLEILRGSDMESVTEYKVRAAASDRLGIDLSIPDRKLFVRGVVEEYLLSLSSKEEAKAEEEGVTGRESKGKEHEEEDEEDDDEEEDEGKGGGKREYDDQGDLILCRLSSKRRVTLSEFKGRSLVSIREFYVKDGKEMPSAKGISMTLEQWEAFCNAVPAIEDAIKKLEDSD